The Candidatus Nanohalococcus occultus genome contains a region encoding:
- a CDS encoding TIGR00341 family protein, whose product MRQLQVTVPEKETERVAEVLEGYSNDVSSKQVEKKDREFKEFSLTTEEDKVDSITEDLKSISSLKSGDLYIRILEQESLIEKGRETKGGSTDLSQQEIYSQAQEFSGFSRAEWGLTVISGLVAALGVTMDNTIVVIGAMMFAPLLSPLVAASISLTVGDVSLMKKSIRTSLLSAGVVLLASTVPGLFFEPSGLLGLFTEFTVLNVFLAFLVGAAASLTSATGRQDQVAGVAVAIALVPPLAAAGLSVANTAFSAALSAAAIAFANMLGILVAGTLTFKTLGLKPETYYKQVKAKKMNSLIPVAGAVLVLIAVLAWLI is encoded by the coding sequence GTGCGACAGCTACAGGTAACCGTACCGGAGAAAGAAACCGAAAGAGTCGCCGAAGTACTTGAAGGCTACTCAAACGATGTTTCCTCCAAACAGGTAGAGAAAAAGGACAGAGAGTTCAAAGAGTTTTCCCTGACAACTGAAGAGGACAAAGTAGATAGCATAACTGAGGATCTAAAGTCCATTTCATCGCTGAAAAGCGGAGATCTCTACATAAGAATACTTGAACAGGAATCCTTGATCGAGAAAGGTCGGGAGACCAAAGGAGGCTCAACCGATCTATCTCAGCAAGAGATATACTCACAAGCACAGGAGTTTTCAGGTTTCAGCCGGGCTGAATGGGGCCTAACAGTTATCTCTGGTCTGGTAGCAGCGCTTGGGGTCACCATGGACAACACGATAGTTGTTATAGGCGCGATGATGTTCGCACCGCTCTTATCACCTCTTGTAGCCGCATCAATATCTTTGACGGTCGGCGATGTTTCTTTGATGAAAAAATCTATTAGAACTTCTCTTTTAAGCGCGGGAGTTGTTCTACTGGCTTCGACAGTTCCCGGACTGTTTTTCGAGCCAAGCGGTTTGCTCGGGCTTTTCACCGAGTTCACCGTTTTGAACGTTTTCCTGGCGTTTCTGGTAGGAGCCGCAGCATCATTGACATCTGCGACGGGTCGGCAGGATCAGGTAGCCGGTGTAGCTGTTGCGATAGCGCTTGTGCCTCCACTAGCCGCAGCCGGTCTATCGGTCGCAAACACTGCTTTCTCAGCGGCGCTATCCGCAGCAGCCATAGCATTTGCTAACATGCTGGGAATACTTGTAGCAGGAACTTTAACCTTCAAGACACTGGGATTGAAACCGGAGACGTACTACAAGCAGGTTAAAGCCAAGAAGATGAATAGTTTGATTCCTGTGGCCGGAGCGGTGCTTGTTTTGATTGCGGTACTGGCCTGGCTTATTTAG
- a CDS encoding adenosylcobalamin-dependent ribonucleoside-diphosphate reductase — translation MVETQTTEESVETENQFELPVKRTTGETVEERLTENAYERILPARYLLKDEDGNVVETPEEMFERVAKNVAQPDKEYDDVDFEDAWKEFFELMTHQKFMPNSPTLMNAGAPLQQLSACFVVHPQDDMDSIFNKVHDAAKIFQSGGGMGYPFHLMRPKGDTVSSTGGIASGPLSFQQVFDTMCGTIKQGGKRRGAQMGIMRVDHPDVLRFIVSKRKEGNLSNFNISVGLTEEFMEAVKNNDTYKLINPRTDEPFEVPKETAQFYNSDEEWYPQAAGSDQGKDDNFWRDHASSFGEEIDEFDIDLTPGEEMELPARFIWETLIDGAWRNGEPGLFMYDETNDKHSFDVEKHPEHRIEATNPCGEQPLENYEACNLGHVNLSLMVEDKGDGAALQFHDWKQDNGVTYETDEELDQAMRNYMQKALKMDELERVAKVGTRFLDNVVTMSDFPLEEIEEKVSSLRKVGLGLMGFHQMLIQLGVRYGSEESQAAAREIQRLLTKFSIEESHRLAEVRGEFSEWEKSKWANPTEHAEWFKAYTGGYDPEEFEDGLKLRNHNTVTIAPTGTTSMIGNTSGGCEPIYQLAYFKNVAKDIQGEDMLVEFDDYFLKALEANDVDVEKVKAEVEELMENNEWDGVHSLPDSVLPPAMKEVFITSDRVKAKEHVDIQAAFQKFNHSGISKTCNFPHEATKEDVREAYMRAYDKGIKGMTVYRDGTRDVQVMQTNKENTLTDMDKVDALAEIASEYESKQELLQSEELKEALGVEGQVKVVSEDEDLSTEVTQEGVEADSEGNGGHTSMSDDKGVRKRPKSITGTTQEIETAYGDLYVTINEDEHGPFEVFSQIGKAGGYTQSFTEGLSRMVSLALRSGAGADQVIKQLDDIRSPQIAWDSGEQIHSVPDAIAEAFKRHRNGGNAPQQTVDNYDTSSESKTAGKTETEKTADAADIVAEGGNPECPECGGMLELSEGCQKCPSCGWSKC, via the coding sequence ATGGTAGAGACACAAACAACAGAGGAATCTGTCGAAACCGAAAACCAGTTTGAACTACCTGTCAAAAGGACAACGGGGGAAACAGTCGAAGAGCGTCTAACAGAGAACGCTTACGAGCGCATACTGCCGGCACGTTACCTTCTCAAGGATGAGGACGGTAACGTAGTCGAGACACCGGAGGAAATGTTCGAACGTGTTGCGAAAAACGTAGCACAGCCGGACAAAGAGTACGACGATGTCGACTTCGAGGATGCCTGGAAGGAGTTCTTCGAGCTAATGACTCACCAGAAGTTCATGCCGAACTCTCCTACGCTGATGAACGCAGGCGCACCGCTACAGCAGCTAAGTGCTTGTTTCGTTGTTCATCCACAGGACGATATGGACAGTATTTTCAACAAAGTCCATGATGCGGCAAAGATCTTCCAGTCCGGAGGAGGAATGGGATATCCTTTCCACCTAATGCGTCCGAAAGGAGATACAGTCTCCTCGACAGGAGGAATCGCAAGCGGACCCCTATCTTTCCAGCAAGTATTTGATACAATGTGTGGTACGATCAAGCAGGGAGGCAAACGCCGTGGCGCACAGATGGGAATCATGCGCGTCGACCATCCTGACGTACTAAGGTTCATTGTCTCAAAGCGGAAGGAAGGAAACCTATCGAACTTCAACATCTCCGTAGGTCTAACCGAGGAGTTCATGGAGGCAGTCAAAAACAACGATACTTACAAGCTGATCAACCCGCGAACCGATGAACCTTTCGAAGTACCTAAGGAGACAGCCCAGTTCTACAACTCGGATGAAGAATGGTACCCGCAGGCAGCAGGAAGTGATCAAGGCAAAGACGATAACTTCTGGAGAGACCACGCCTCCTCATTTGGAGAGGAGATCGATGAGTTCGACATTGATCTAACTCCTGGCGAGGAAATGGAGCTTCCAGCCCGTTTCATCTGGGAAACACTTATCGATGGCGCATGGAGAAACGGAGAGCCAGGTCTATTCATGTACGATGAGACCAACGACAAACACTCATTCGACGTCGAAAAACATCCAGAACACCGTATCGAGGCCACAAACCCTTGTGGAGAACAGCCGCTTGAAAACTACGAGGCATGTAACCTGGGCCACGTCAACCTAAGTCTAATGGTAGAGGACAAAGGCGACGGTGCGGCACTACAGTTCCACGACTGGAAACAGGACAACGGAGTAACGTATGAAACCGACGAAGAGCTTGACCAGGCAATGCGAAACTACATGCAGAAAGCATTGAAGATGGACGAGCTTGAACGCGTCGCGAAGGTCGGAACCCGCTTCCTAGACAACGTTGTTACCATGTCCGATTTCCCACTGGAAGAGATCGAAGAAAAGGTCTCGTCCCTACGTAAGGTCGGATTAGGACTGATGGGCTTCCACCAGATGCTGATCCAGCTAGGAGTACGTTACGGAAGCGAAGAATCCCAGGCAGCAGCCCGCGAGATCCAGAGACTTCTAACCAAGTTCTCAATTGAGGAAAGTCATCGACTCGCAGAAGTACGTGGAGAGTTCTCCGAATGGGAAAAATCCAAGTGGGCGAACCCGACAGAACACGCTGAATGGTTCAAGGCCTACACCGGCGGATACGACCCAGAAGAGTTCGAAGACGGACTGAAGCTGCGGAACCACAACACCGTCACGATCGCACCGACCGGAACCACATCCATGATCGGAAACACCTCCGGAGGATGTGAGCCAATCTACCAGCTAGCGTACTTCAAGAACGTCGCAAAGGACATCCAGGGAGAGGACATGCTCGTCGAGTTCGACGATTACTTCCTGAAAGCACTTGAAGCAAACGACGTAGACGTAGAAAAGGTCAAGGCAGAAGTCGAAGAACTGATGGAGAACAACGAATGGGACGGAGTACACTCGTTGCCTGACAGCGTTCTACCGCCAGCGATGAAGGAGGTCTTCATCACCTCCGACCGTGTAAAAGCCAAGGAACACGTCGACATTCAGGCAGCATTCCAGAAGTTCAACCACTCAGGAATCAGTAAGACCTGTAACTTCCCGCACGAAGCCACCAAGGAAGACGTCCGAGAAGCCTACATGCGAGCCTACGATAAAGGCATCAAAGGCATGACAGTCTACCGTGACGGAACAAGAGACGTCCAGGTCATGCAGACCAACAAGGAAAACACCTTGACAGACATGGACAAAGTCGACGCACTCGCAGAGATCGCCTCAGAGTACGAATCCAAACAGGAGCTACTTCAGAGCGAGGAGCTGAAAGAAGCACTGGGAGTAGAAGGCCAGGTCAAAGTCGTATCAGAAGACGAAGACCTTTCCACAGAAGTCACACAGGAAGGAGTGGAAGCCGACTCCGAAGGCAACGGAGGCCACACATCGATGAGCGACGATAAAGGGGTTCGGAAACGACCTAAATCCATCACCGGAACCACCCAAGAGATCGAGACTGCTTACGGAGACCTCTATGTCACAATCAACGAAGACGAACACGGACCGTTCGAAGTCTTCTCCCAGATCGGGAAAGCCGGAGGCTACACCCAAAGCTTTACCGAAGGACTCTCCCGAATGGTCTCACTCGCCCTACGTTCAGGTGCTGGCGCCGACCAAGTCATCAAACAGCTAGATGACATCAGAAGCCCGCAGATCGCATGGGACAGCGGCGAACAGATCCACTCCGTACCGGATGCGATCGCAGAAGCATTCAAACGACACCGGAACGGAGGGAACGCACCGCAGCAAACCGTCGACAACTACGACACCAGCTCCGAAAGCAAGACAGCAGGCAAAACTGAGACAGAGAAAACCGCAGATGCAGCAGACATCGTAGCAGAAGGAGGCAACCCGGAATGCCCTGAATGCGGAGGCATGCTCGAACTAAGCGAAGGATGCCAGAAATGCCCAAGCTGTGGATGGAGCAAGTGCTAA
- a CDS encoding PINc/VapC family ATPase: protein MTDKIIPDTSVLVDGKLSDLAENGEVKSDVVIPELVVDEIESQANKGLEIGYKAIEEIEKLRKLGEEKGFKVEFTGRKPTTEEIRLAKNGRIDALIRDVAEEIDGTLYTGDRVQAKVAEAKGIKVRFFEKEHVEKFSLQNYFDDKTMSVHLKQDSLPKAKRGLPGQFQLETIGDKPLSRDEINKLIEETIEKAEISDEGLVEIQEEGATVVQIGKYRIAISRPPFSEKPEITAVRPVAKVSLEDYDLSEKLLTRLDEKAEGVLIAGAPGHGKSTFAQALAEHYEEAGKIVKTMEKPRDLDVGPDITQYTELDESMENTGDFLLLVRPDYTVYDEVRKTSDFEVYSDMRMAGVGMLGVVHAAAPVDAVQRLIGRVELGMIPQIVDTVVHIKNAGVAEVYKLELTVKVPDGMQEEDLARPVVLISRLEDDKPVYEIYTYGEETVVIPIGEHEKQSSAERLAKEQLEYKLDDLPGDPEVEFISDNHIKLIVEEGEISKIIGKNGERIHSLEDELGLDITVEPRTATLKDELSYDGVEERGNSVIISIGKKHAGEEVDVYDGSEFLFTATVGKKGEISLTKQSGMASQLLGAYESGKLNIKA, encoded by the coding sequence ATGACGGACAAAATTATACCCGATACCTCCGTTCTTGTCGACGGAAAACTATCGGATCTAGCTGAAAACGGCGAAGTAAAATCAGATGTAGTTATACCCGAGCTAGTGGTCGATGAGATAGAATCACAGGCCAACAAAGGCCTGGAAATCGGATACAAAGCCATCGAGGAGATCGAAAAGCTCCGTAAGCTCGGTGAAGAGAAAGGATTCAAAGTCGAGTTCACAGGACGTAAGCCTACAACCGAGGAGATCAGACTTGCTAAAAACGGACGGATCGACGCACTGATCCGGGATGTAGCAGAAGAGATCGATGGAACGCTTTACACCGGAGACCGGGTTCAGGCCAAGGTAGCGGAAGCCAAGGGAATCAAAGTACGGTTTTTCGAAAAAGAACACGTAGAGAAGTTCTCACTACAAAACTACTTCGATGATAAGACGATGAGCGTCCACCTCAAACAGGACAGCCTGCCTAAAGCCAAAAGAGGGCTTCCAGGACAGTTCCAGCTTGAGACAATTGGAGACAAGCCACTTTCACGGGACGAAATCAATAAACTAATAGAGGAAACTATCGAGAAGGCTGAGATATCGGACGAAGGACTTGTCGAAATACAGGAAGAAGGTGCGACCGTTGTACAGATCGGAAAGTACCGTATCGCGATCTCACGGCCTCCTTTCTCCGAGAAACCGGAAATAACTGCCGTGCGTCCTGTCGCAAAGGTATCACTGGAAGACTATGATTTGTCGGAAAAGCTTCTAACACGACTGGACGAGAAAGCCGAGGGAGTGCTTATCGCAGGAGCGCCGGGACATGGAAAATCCACTTTCGCACAGGCACTGGCCGAACACTACGAAGAAGCTGGGAAGATCGTGAAAACAATGGAGAAACCTCGGGACCTGGATGTCGGCCCGGATATCACTCAGTACACCGAGTTAGATGAGTCGATGGAAAACACCGGAGACTTCCTGTTGCTTGTCCGACCTGATTATACTGTCTACGACGAGGTGCGTAAGACATCGGACTTCGAGGTCTACAGCGACATGCGTATGGCTGGAGTCGGAATGCTTGGCGTGGTCCATGCCGCAGCACCGGTCGATGCCGTCCAGCGTTTGATCGGACGTGTCGAGCTAGGTATGATACCTCAGATAGTCGATACTGTTGTACACATCAAAAACGCGGGGGTCGCAGAAGTCTACAAACTCGAGTTAACCGTAAAGGTACCGGATGGAATGCAGGAAGAGGATCTTGCCCGACCGGTCGTTCTTATCTCCAGGCTTGAAGATGACAAACCAGTCTATGAGATCTACACGTACGGAGAGGAAACGGTTGTAATCCCGATCGGCGAACACGAAAAACAGTCAAGTGCCGAACGCTTGGCCAAAGAACAGCTAGAGTACAAACTAGATGACCTGCCCGGTGATCCTGAAGTCGAGTTCATCTCGGACAACCACATCAAGTTAATCGTTGAGGAAGGAGAGATCTCAAAGATTATCGGGAAGAACGGAGAGCGCATCCACAGCTTGGAAGACGAGCTAGGGCTTGATATAACCGTAGAGCCACGGACCGCTACCTTGAAAGACGAGTTAAGCTACGACGGCGTCGAGGAAAGAGGTAACTCGGTTATCATCAGCATCGGCAAAAAGCATGCCGGCGAGGAAGTAGATGTCTACGATGGCAGCGAGTTCCTGTTTACCGCAACCGTTGGGAAGAAAGGAGAGATCTCATTGACAAAACAGTCAGGGATGGCCTCCCAGCTGCTAGGTGCCTACGAGTCCGGAAAGCTGAACATCAAGGCCTGA
- the nrdR gene encoding transcriptional regulator NrdR, which produces MKCPYCENETTKVKDSRETEGKVRRRRECAECERRFTTYETAEKLDIQVTKRDGAKEPFKESKIREGIQRAVQKTAITAEEVDEAVENVKKQVMGKQELTSEEIGNTVKKELQEMDEVAYIRFASVYESFDDAESFEEEIKELKEKQG; this is translated from the coding sequence ATGAAATGTCCGTACTGTGAAAACGAAACAACGAAGGTAAAAGACTCCAGAGAAACGGAGGGAAAGGTACGGCGCCGCAGAGAGTGCGCTGAGTGTGAAAGACGGTTTACAACCTATGAAACCGCGGAAAAACTTGACATCCAGGTCACGAAGAGAGACGGAGCCAAAGAGCCATTCAAGGAATCGAAGATCCGTGAAGGAATCCAGAGAGCAGTACAGAAAACAGCGATCACAGCCGAAGAAGTCGATGAAGCCGTAGAAAACGTAAAGAAACAGGTCATGGGCAAACAGGAACTTACTTCCGAAGAGATCGGCAACACGGTCAAAAAAGAGCTTCAGGAAATGGATGAGGTCGCTTACATCCGGTTCGCATCAGTATACGAATCCTTTGACGATGCCGAATCGTTCGAGGAAGAGATCAAGGAATTAAAAGAAAAGCAGGGCTAG